In the Hordeum vulgare subsp. vulgare chromosome 7H, MorexV3_pseudomolecules_assembly, whole genome shotgun sequence genome, one interval contains:
- the LOC123412178 gene encoding glutathione synthetase, chloroplastic-like — MAAANAFTSASISCAASLSGSVNVMAVCPRSVVAARPSSSSCLRPARCAVVGTATPVAATTEGGDGRRFEQLAVPPGLVDELVEEALVWCSQHGLVVGDKNHPRSGKAPGVGLLHAPFALLPMSFPKVYWEQALELAPLFNELVHRVSLDGDFLQQTLARTKEVDPFTRRLLDIHSKMMELNKKEDIQLCLTRSDYMVDGATDKLLQVELNTISTSSNGLACGVSELHRNLIRHHERELGLDPASVVGNTAITQHAEALASAWAEYNNQSAVVLVVVQAEERYMYDQYWITVALREMYGVTTIRKTMAEIEAKGDLRPDGTLVINGRPVAVVYFRAGYSPADYPSEAEWRARLLIERSSAIKCPSIAHHLVGTKKIQQELAKEKVLERFLDNKSDIENVRKCFAGLWSLENDSIVNSAIESPELFVLKPQREGGGNNIYGDNLRETLIRLRKDGSNEIAAYILMQRIFPPASPSYLVREGTFVRDNVVSEFGIFGAYLRNNDKVIINDQCGYLLRTKAASLNEGGVVAGYAFLNSIFLT, encoded by the exons ATGGCGGCCGCCAACGCATTTACCAGCGCTTCCATATCCTGCGCTGCGAGCCTGAGCGGCTCGGTCAATGTGATGGCCGTGTGCCCGCGCTCCGTCGTTGCCGCGAGACCGTCGTCATCCTCGTGCTTGCGTCCTGCGCGGTGCGCCGTCGTAGGGACAGCAACGCCCGTGGCTGCCACGACGGAGGGTGGCGACGGGAGGCGGTTCGAGCAGCTGGCGGTGCCGCCGGGGCTGGTGGATGAGCTCGTGGAGGAGGCGCTCGTCTGGTGCTCGCAGCACGGCCTCGTCGTCGGCGACAAGAACCATCCG AGATCAGGAAAGGCACCTGGTGTTGGTCTGCTCCATGCTCCGTTTGCTCTCTTGCCAATGTCATTCCCAAAGGTTTACTGGGAGCAAGCGCTTGAGTTGGCTCCACTTTTCAATGAGCTCGTTCACCGTGTCAGCCTGGATGGAGACTTCTTGCAGCAGACTTTGGCAAG GACAAAAGAAGTGGATCCATTCACCAGGAGGCTTCTAGATATTCACTCAAAGATGATGGAACTGAACAAGAAAGAG GACATTCAGTTGTGTCTAACCAGGTCTGACTACATGGTAGATGGGGCAACGGACAAGCTTCTTCAAGTAGAGCTCAACACGATCTCCACATCCTCCAATGGTCTTGCTTGTGGTGTATCTGAGCTCCATAG AAACCTGATCAGACACCATGAGAGGGAACTTGGTTTGGATCCAGCTAGTGTTGTTGGAAACACTGCAATAACCCAGCACGCCGAAGCATTAGCTAGTGCATGGGCTGAGTACAACAACCAAAG CGCAGTAGTTCTAGTCGTTGTTCAAGCAGAAGAAAGGTACATGTATGACCAGTATTGGATCACGGTCGCGCTGAGAGAAAT GTATGGGGTGACGACTATTCGCAAGACCATGGCAGAAATAGAAGCCAAAGGGGATCTTCGTCCCGATGGGACACTTGTGAT AAACGGACGGCCAGTTGCAGTAGTTTACTTCAGGGCAGGCTATTCACCGGCTGACTACCCATCAGAAGCC GAATGGAGAGCAAGACTCTTGATTGAGCGTTCTTCTGCTATTAAGTGCCCATCAATAGCACATCATCTTGTCGGTACAAAGAAGATTCAGCaagaactggcaaaggaaaaagtGCTTGAAAG GTTTCTTGACAACAAATCCGACATCGAAAATGTACGAAAATGCTTCGCAGGATTGTGGAGTTTGGAGAATGACAGTATAGTCAATTCCGCTATTGAATCGCCGGAGTTGTTTGTTCTCAAACCACAGAGGGAGGGTGGAG GGAATAACATTTATGGTGATAATTTGCGTGAAACGTTGATTCGCCTTCGGAAGGATGGAAGCAATGAAATTGCAGCATACATCTTAATGCAAAGGATATTCCCACCAGCATCCCCCAGCTATCTTGTCCGCGAGGGAACTTTTGTTAGGGATAATGTGGTTTCTGAGTTCGGAATATTTGGAGCCTACCTGAG GAACAATGACAAGGTCATTATAAATGATCAGTGCGGTTATTTGTTGAGGACCAAAGCAGCTTCACTAAATGAAGGAGGGGTGGTTGCTGGATATGCGTTTTTGAATAGCATATTTCTGACATGA